In Magnetococcales bacterium, one DNA window encodes the following:
- the urtC gene encoding urea ABC transporter permease subunit UrtC, with protein MSDSRPVSLPIVLPDLPPPPRPALLTRMGWTGLALFALLAVVVIPALHLGTAPSHPLHVSGYAVTLGGKILCYAIVAVAMDLIWGFAGILSLGHGLFFALGGYAFGMYLMRAIGTDGVYQSELPDFMVFLNWKELPWYWSGSDHLGVALALVLLVPGILAFVFGYFAFRSRIKGVYFSIITQALTYAFMLLFFRNETGFGGNNGFTDFKRILGFSITTPEMRATLFALSAAMLIACLLLCRHLVTGKFGRVLTAIRDAESRVMFIGYQPLWYKLFAWTLSALMTAVAGALYVPQVGIINPGEMSPANSIEIAIWVAVGGRGTLIGPIIGAFAVNLSKSWFTVSFPEYWLFFLGLLFVTVTLWLPGGVVSLWSRLNGDKTS; from the coding sequence ATGAGCGACTCCCGGCCCGTTTCCCTGCCCATTGTCCTCCCCGATCTTCCGCCGCCGCCCCGACCCGCGTTGCTGACCCGCATGGGCTGGACCGGTCTGGCCCTGTTCGCCCTGCTGGCCGTGGTGGTGATCCCCGCCTTGCATCTGGGTACCGCTCCCTCCCACCCGCTGCATGTGTCGGGGTATGCCGTCACCTTGGGGGGGAAAATCCTGTGTTACGCCATCGTGGCCGTGGCCATGGACCTGATCTGGGGATTCGCGGGCATCCTGTCTTTGGGACATGGGCTGTTTTTCGCCCTGGGAGGGTACGCCTTCGGCATGTACCTGATGCGCGCCATTGGCACGGATGGGGTCTATCAATCCGAACTGCCGGATTTCATGGTCTTTCTCAACTGGAAGGAACTCCCCTGGTACTGGAGCGGCAGCGATCATCTGGGGGTGGCTTTGGCCCTGGTGCTGCTGGTGCCCGGCATTCTGGCTTTCGTGTTCGGTTATTTCGCCTTTCGTTCCCGCATCAAGGGGGTCTATTTCTCCATCATCACCCAGGCACTCACCTATGCCTTCATGCTGCTCTTCTTCCGCAACGAAACCGGATTCGGGGGCAACAACGGCTTTACCGATTTCAAACGCATCCTCGGATTTTCCATCACCACCCCGGAGATGCGGGCCACCCTGTTCGCCCTTTCCGCCGCCATGCTGATCGCCTGTCTGCTGCTGTGCCGCCATCTGGTGACCGGCAAATTCGGACGGGTGCTGACCGCCATCCGCGACGCCGAATCCCGGGTGATGTTCATCGGCTATCAGCCCCTGTGGTACAAACTGTTCGCCTGGACCCTTTCGGCCCTCATGACCGCCGTGGCGGGTGCCTTGTATGTGCCCCAGGTGGGCATCATCAATCCCGGCGAGATGTCCCCGGCCAACTCCATCGAAATCGCCATCTGGGTGGCCGTGGGAGGACGGGGCACCCTGATCGGACCGATCATCGGCGCTTTTGCCGTCAACCTGTCCAAAAGCTGGTTCACCGTCTCGTTTCCCGAATACTGGCTCTTTTTCCTGGGATTGCTGTTCGTGACCGTCACCTTGTGGCTGCCTGGAGGGGTCGTTTCCCTGTGGTCCCGCTTGAACGGAGACAAAACATCATGA
- the urtD gene encoding urea ABC transporter ATP-binding protein UrtD: protein MTPAAITPATHPNDEDYGSANLGHLLVPDTLDISHKVILYLEGVTVSFDGFRALNQLTLTIDAGELRCIIGPNGAGKTTMMDVITGKTRPDSGTVFFGQTLDLTRMSEPEIVHAGIGRKFQKPTIFERHTVFENLELAVKTDKRVRHSLRARLDGLTRDRIDEALRTIRLTHLAHVQAGLLSHGQKQWLEIGMLLVQDPRLLLLDEPVAGMTDAETEHTAELFTSLAGRHSLVVVEHDMAFVAKLASRVTVLHEGSVLAEGRMEEVQNHPRVIEVYLGR, encoded by the coding sequence ATGACGCCTGCCGCCATCACCCCCGCCACCCACCCCAACGACGAGGATTACGGCTCCGCCAATCTGGGTCATCTGCTGGTGCCCGACACCCTGGACATCTCCCACAAGGTGATTCTCTACCTGGAGGGGGTGACGGTCTCCTTCGACGGTTTCCGCGCCTTGAACCAGCTCACCCTCACCATCGACGCCGGGGAGTTGCGTTGCATCATCGGACCCAACGGCGCGGGCAAAACCACCATGATGGATGTGATCACCGGCAAAACCCGACCCGACTCCGGCACGGTCTTTTTCGGCCAGACCCTGGACCTGACCCGCATGAGCGAACCGGAGATCGTCCACGCCGGCATTGGCAGAAAATTCCAGAAACCCACCATTTTCGAGCGTCACACCGTATTCGAGAATCTGGAACTGGCGGTCAAAACCGACAAACGGGTACGCCACAGCCTGCGCGCCCGGCTGGACGGCCTCACCCGCGACCGGATCGACGAGGCGTTGCGCACCATCCGCCTGACCCATCTGGCCCACGTGCAGGCGGGTCTGCTCTCCCACGGACAGAAACAGTGGCTGGAAATCGGCATGCTGCTGGTCCAGGATCCCCGACTGCTGCTGCTGGACGAACCGGTGGCGGGCATGACCGACGCAGAGACCGAACACACCGCGGAACTCTTCACCTCTTTGGCGGGACGCCATTCGCTGGTGGTGGTGGAACACGACATGGCCTTTGTCGCCAAACTGGCCAGTCGGGTCACGGTGCTGCACGAAGGGTCGGTGCTGGCCGAAGGCCGCATGGAAGAGGTGCAGAATCATCCTCGGGTCATCGAAGTCTATCTGGGACGCTGA
- the urtE gene encoding urea ABC transporter ATP-binding subunit UrtE has product MLTVDHLNQFYGGSHILRDLTFTVPPGQVTALLGRNGVGKSTLMRCLMGLVPVRGGTIHFQGQEITMAPSHLRVRGGMGYVPQGREIFPRLTVEENLLMGLASRPAGTPIPQKIYETFPVLWEMRRRRGGDLSGGQQQQLAIGRALAAKPRLLILDEPTEGIQPSIIKEIEKVIRALADGGEMAILLVEQYYDFARSLADHYLVMERGEVVLRGKGDQMDADGARQRLAV; this is encoded by the coding sequence ATGCTCACCGTGGACCATCTCAACCAGTTTTACGGCGGCAGTCACATCCTGCGGGATCTGACCTTCACGGTGCCGCCGGGTCAGGTGACCGCCCTGCTGGGACGCAACGGGGTGGGCAAAAGCACCCTGATGCGCTGCCTGATGGGTCTGGTGCCGGTACGCGGGGGCACGATCCATTTTCAGGGACAAGAGATCACCATGGCCCCTTCCCATCTGCGGGTGCGGGGAGGCATGGGCTATGTGCCCCAAGGCAGGGAGATCTTTCCCCGTCTGACCGTGGAAGAAAACCTGCTCATGGGGCTGGCCAGCCGACCGGCGGGCACCCCGATTCCCCAGAAGATTTACGAAACCTTTCCGGTGCTGTGGGAGATGCGCCGACGGCGGGGGGGGGATCTTTCGGGGGGACAACAACAGCAACTGGCCATCGGTCGCGCTCTGGCGGCCAAACCACGCCTGTTGATTCTGGACGAACCCACCGAAGGGATTCAACCCTCCATCATCAAGGAGATCGAAAAGGTGATCCGCGCCTTGGCGGACGGCGGGGAGATGGCCATTTTGCTGGTGGAGCAATACTACGATTTCGCCCGTTCCTTGGCGGATCACTATCTGGTGATGGAACGGGGGGAGGTGGTCCTGCGGGGCAAAGGAGACCAGATGGATGCCGATGGCGCGCGACAACGACTCGCGGTGTGA
- a CDS encoding urease accessory protein UreD, with amino-acid sequence MPMARDNDSRCEDPPPGWSAGLTLTLSRRDNGTVLSRRDHHGPLLVQKALYPEGREVCHLLLLHPPGGLVSGDALTLDLTLEADSHLLLTTPGAGKWYRCETGSASQTLRARLAKGAILEWLPQENILFDGCDARLGMAVTLESGALFMGLEMLCLGRRAGGERFDRGRVTLDSRVLTPEGTLWREQGAIIGGSPWMMADAGLGGHGVTGTLMVAGVEIDPEWLEVCRRIPVADGLRTGVTRLPRMLLARALGHDSETLRHWLRALWQALRPLVAGRTGVLPRIWNT; translated from the coding sequence ATGCCGATGGCGCGCGACAACGACTCGCGGTGTGAAGATCCTCCCCCCGGCTGGTCGGCGGGTCTGACGCTGACCTTGAGCCGTCGGGACAACGGCACGGTGCTTTCCCGACGGGATCATCACGGACCGCTGCTGGTGCAAAAGGCGCTGTATCCCGAAGGCCGGGAGGTGTGTCATCTGTTGCTGCTGCATCCGCCGGGTGGATTGGTCTCTGGGGACGCCCTGACCCTGGATCTGACCCTGGAAGCCGACAGCCATCTGTTGCTCACCACCCCCGGCGCGGGCAAGTGGTATCGCTGCGAGACAGGATCCGCCTCCCAGACGCTTCGGGCGCGATTGGCCAAAGGAGCGATTCTGGAGTGGCTGCCCCAGGAGAACATCCTGTTCGACGGCTGCGATGCCCGACTGGGCATGGCGGTGACTTTGGAAAGCGGCGCGCTTTTCATGGGCCTGGAGATGCTGTGTCTGGGACGCCGGGCCGGCGGGGAACGGTTCGACCGGGGCCGGGTGACGCTGGACAGCCGCGTCCTCACCCCGGAAGGCACCCTCTGGCGGGAACAGGGGGCGATCATCGGCGGATCCCCCTGGATGATGGCCGATGCCGGTTTGGGAGGGCACGGCGTGACCGGCACCCTGATGGTGGCCGGGGTGGAGATCGACCCCGAATGGCTTGAGGTGTGTCGTCGGATCCCGGTTGCCGATGGCCTGCGCACCGGGGTGACCCGTCTACCCCGGATGCTGCTGGCCCGCGCCCTGGGTCACGACAGCGAAACCTTGCGCCACTGGTTGCGTGCGCTCTGGCAGGCTTTGCGCCCCCTGGTGGCGGGGCGAACCGGGGTTTTGCCGCGAATCTGGAATACGTAA
- the ureA gene encoding urease subunit gamma — MDLTPRERDKLLIFTAGLLAERRKNRGLKLNHPEAVAYISAAILEGARDGRTVADLMGYGTTLLSRAEVMDGVAEMIPEIQVEATFPDGTKLVTVHHPIV; from the coding sequence ATGGACCTGACCCCTCGCGAACGGGACAAACTGCTCATTTTCACAGCGGGTCTGCTGGCGGAACGCCGCAAGAATCGTGGCCTGAAGCTCAACCATCCGGAAGCGGTGGCCTACATCAGCGCGGCGATTCTGGAAGGGGCGCGGGATGGGCGCACCGTGGCGGATTTGATGGGCTACGGCACCACCCTGCTTTCCCGCGCCGAGGTGATGGACGGGGTGGCGGAAATGATCCCGGAAATTCAGGTGGAAGCCACCTTTCCGGATGGCACCAAGCTGGTCACGGTGCATCACCCCATCGTGTGA
- a CDS encoding urease subunit beta, whose amino-acid sequence MIPGELDIRPGTIELNTDREKRTLVVANRGDRPIQVGSHFHFFEVNAALDFNRTASRGFRLDIPAGTAVRFEPGQKRTVPLVALAGERRVYGFNAQVMGAL is encoded by the coding sequence ATGATTCCTGGAGAACTGGATATCCGCCCCGGCACCATCGAACTGAACACGGACCGGGAAAAACGCACCCTGGTGGTGGCCAACCGGGGGGATCGGCCCATTCAGGTGGGATCGCATTTTCATTTTTTTGAAGTCAACGCCGCATTGGATTTCAACCGGACGGCCAGTCGGGGATTCCGCCTCGACATTCCCGCCGGCACCGCCGTGCGCTTCGAGCCGGGACAGAAACGCACCGTACCTTTGGTGGCCCTGGCGGGAGAACGGCGGGTGTATGGTTTCAACGCTCAGGTGATGGGAGCCTTGTAA
- the ureC gene encoding urease subunit alpha codes for MATISRQAYAEMYGPTTGDRIRLADTELWIEVESDFTIPGEEVKFGGGKVIRDGMGQSQRLSDAVMDTVITNALILDHWGIVKADIGLRQGRIAGIGKAGNPDIQPGVTVVIGPATEIIAGEGLIVTAGGIDSHIHFICPQQVEEALYSGVTTMLGGGTGPAAGTCATTCTPGPWHIHRMLEAAEAFPMNLGFLGKGNASLPEGLREQVRAGAMGLKLHEDWGTTPAAIDCCLTVADEMDVQVAIHTDTLNESGFVETTLAAFKGRTIHTFHTEGAGGGHAPDILRAVGEAHVLPSSTNPTRPYTVNTVDEHLDMLMVCHHLDAAIAEDVAFAESRIRRETIAAEDILHDLGAISMLSSDSQAMGRVGEVILRTWQTAHKMKVQRGALPEDRQAGNDNFRAKRYVAKYTINPALAHGIGHWVGSVSVGKLADLVLWKPAFFGVKPTLILKGGMIAAAVMGDPNASIPTPQPVYFRPMFGAMGAAVRCAVTFVSGAALDNPALQELGLKKSLVAVQGCRSVKKTDMIHNGLTPRMEVDPETYRVRADGEILTCAPLAQLPMAQRYFLF; via the coding sequence ATGGCCACGATTTCCCGACAGGCTTACGCGGAGATGTACGGTCCCACCACCGGCGACCGGATCCGGCTGGCGGATACGGAGCTGTGGATCGAGGTGGAGTCGGATTTCACCATTCCCGGCGAGGAGGTGAAATTCGGCGGCGGCAAGGTGATCCGGGATGGCATGGGGCAATCCCAACGGCTGTCTGACGCGGTGATGGATACGGTGATCACCAATGCCTTGATCCTGGACCACTGGGGCATCGTCAAGGCGGATATCGGCTTGCGTCAGGGGCGCATCGCCGGCATCGGCAAGGCGGGCAATCCGGACATTCAACCCGGCGTGACGGTGGTGATCGGTCCGGCCACGGAGATCATCGCCGGCGAGGGGTTGATCGTCACCGCCGGGGGCATCGACAGCCACATCCACTTCATCTGTCCCCAGCAGGTGGAAGAGGCGCTTTACAGCGGCGTCACCACCATGCTGGGAGGGGGCACCGGTCCGGCGGCGGGCACCTGCGCCACCACCTGCACGCCGGGGCCTTGGCATATCCATCGCATGCTGGAAGCCGCCGAGGCGTTCCCGATGAATCTGGGCTTTTTGGGCAAGGGCAACGCCAGTCTGCCGGAAGGTCTGCGGGAACAGGTGCGGGCCGGCGCCATGGGACTGAAATTGCACGAGGATTGGGGCACCACGCCGGCGGCCATCGACTGTTGCCTGACCGTGGCCGACGAAATGGATGTGCAGGTGGCCATCCACACCGACACCCTCAACGAATCGGGATTCGTGGAAACCACCCTGGCGGCGTTCAAGGGGCGGACCATCCATACCTTTCATACCGAAGGCGCCGGAGGTGGCCACGCGCCGGACATCCTGCGGGCCGTGGGGGAGGCCCATGTCCTGCCCTCCTCCACCAACCCCACCCGGCCTTATACCGTGAACACCGTGGATGAGCATCTGGACATGCTCATGGTGTGTCACCATCTGGATGCGGCCATCGCCGAGGATGTGGCCTTCGCCGAATCCCGCATCCGGCGGGAAACCATCGCCGCCGAAGACATTCTGCACGATCTGGGGGCCATTTCCATGCTCTCGTCCGACTCCCAGGCCATGGGTCGGGTGGGTGAGGTGATTCTGCGCACCTGGCAGACCGCCCACAAGATGAAAGTACAACGGGGCGCCCTGCCCGAGGATCGTCAGGCGGGCAACGACAATTTCCGGGCCAAGCGTTATGTGGCCAAATACACCATCAATCCGGCCCTGGCCCATGGCATCGGCCATTGGGTGGGATCGGTGAGCGTGGGCAAACTGGCGGATCTGGTATTGTGGAAACCGGCCTTCTTCGGGGTCAAACCCACCCTGATCCTCAAAGGCGGCATGATCGCCGCCGCCGTCATGGGAGATCCCAACGCCTCGATTCCCACGCCCCAGCCGGTCTATTTCCGTCCCATGTTCGGAGCGATGGGAGCGGCGGTGCGGTGCGCCGTGACGTTCGTCTCCGGTGCCGCCTTGGACAACCCGGCGCTTCAGGAACTGGGATTGAAGAAATCCCTGGTGGCGGTGCAAGGGTGCCGCAGCGTGAAAAAAACCGACATGATCCACAACGGTCTGACCCCGCGCATGGAGGTGGATCCAGAGACCTATCGGGTGCGGGCCGATGGCGAGATCCTCACCTGCGCCCCCCTGGCTCAACTACCGATGGCGCAACGTTATTTTCTGTTTTGA
- the ureE gene encoding urease accessory protein UreE: MITIRAFAPENASTDLALPLTWGQRCHSRLHTHLPDGEVLALRLPHGTTLSHGDLLSSDDGRILRVVAAPEPLLEVRADHGLALTRAAYHLGNRHGSVEIGPDCIRLPEDPILMGMLEGLGCRVSRVQASFEPERGAYGHGHSHGHGHDSGTSDRHAPGQHIHEFA, translated from the coding sequence ATGATCACGATTCGCGCCTTCGCGCCCGAAAACGCTTCCACGGATCTTGCCCTGCCTTTGACCTGGGGGCAACGGTGTCACAGCCGTCTGCACACCCATCTGCCCGACGGGGAGGTATTGGCGTTGCGACTGCCCCATGGCACCACCTTGAGCCATGGGGATCTGTTGTCGAGCGACGATGGCCGCATTCTGCGGGTGGTCGCGGCGCCAGAGCCGCTGCTGGAGGTACGGGCCGACCATGGGCTGGCCTTGACCCGGGCGGCCTATCATTTAGGCAATCGGCATGGGTCGGTGGAAATCGGTCCGGATTGTATCCGGCTGCCGGAAGACCCCATCCTGATGGGCATGCTGGAGGGGCTGGGGTGTCGGGTGAGCCGGGTGCAGGCCTCTTTCGAGCCGGAACGCGGAGCCTATGGACACGGACACAGCCATGGACATGGCCACGATTCCGGTACATCCGATCGCCATGCCCCTGGACAACACATCCACGAGTTCGCGTGA
- a CDS encoding urease accessory protein UreF, with protein sequence MQLASPALPVGAYTYSQGMEWAVEQGWIRDEATALAWVEGILRHPMAGFEAPMLATLQRAANDCDTDRFRELNDWFIASRETGELRAETVQMGYSLFRLALALGEADFVADEESLSFPAVWALLANRWQIDESASVGGYLWSWSENQVMAAIKLVPLGQTAGQRLLWRLGGLIPDLARAAIILEEPLWNGYAPGVALASSGHETQYCRLFRS encoded by the coding sequence ATGCAACTGGCCAGCCCCGCCTTGCCCGTGGGGGCCTACACCTACTCCCAAGGGATGGAGTGGGCCGTGGAACAGGGCTGGATCCGGGACGAGGCCACGGCGTTGGCCTGGGTGGAAGGGATCCTGCGCCACCCGATGGCCGGTTTCGAGGCGCCCATGCTGGCCACCTTGCAACGGGCGGCGAACGACTGCGACACGGACCGCTTTCGGGAGTTGAACGACTGGTTCATCGCCAGCCGGGAGACCGGAGAGCTGCGGGCCGAAACCGTGCAGATGGGATATTCGTTGTTTCGTCTGGCGTTGGCGTTGGGAGAAGCGGATTTTGTCGCGGATGAGGAGTCCCTTTCGTTCCCGGCGGTGTGGGCCTTGTTGGCGAACCGCTGGCAGATCGATGAAAGCGCGTCGGTGGGGGGCTATCTGTGGAGTTGGAGCGAAAATCAGGTGATGGCGGCCATCAAGCTGGTGCCTTTGGGTCAGACCGCCGGACAGAGGCTGTTGTGGCGTCTGGGAGGATTGATTCCTGATCTGGCCCGGGCCGCCATCATTTTGGAAGAACCCCTCTGGAACGGCTACGCCCCGGGAGTGGCGTTGGCTTCCAGCGGTCACGAAACCCAGTATTGCCGCCTGTTTCGTTCTTGA
- the ureG gene encoding urease accessory protein UreG — protein MKDPVWRIGIGGPVGSGKTALTLALCQRLRQRLSLGVVTNDIYTAEDAQFLVRHQALPPERILGVETGGCPHTAIREDASINLEAVDRLIRRFPDLQVVLVESGGDNLAATFSPELADLTLYVIDVAAGDKIPRKGGPGITRSDLLVINKIDLAPLVNASLEVMDRDARRMRGERPFVFTNMKTGEGVEQIIAFLESRGLT, from the coding sequence ATGAAAGATCCGGTATGGCGCATCGGCATCGGCGGACCCGTGGGGTCCGGCAAAACCGCGTTGACTCTGGCCTTGTGTCAACGGTTGCGGCAACGCTTGAGCCTGGGGGTGGTCACCAACGACATCTATACCGCCGAAGATGCCCAATTTCTGGTCCGGCATCAGGCCCTGCCCCCGGAACGGATTCTGGGGGTGGAGACCGGCGGCTGTCCCCATACCGCCATCCGGGAGGATGCCTCGATCAATCTGGAGGCGGTTGACCGTCTGATCCGGCGTTTTCCGGATTTGCAGGTGGTGCTGGTGGAGTCCGGAGGAGACAATCTGGCCGCCACCTTCAGTCCCGAGTTGGCGGATCTGACCTTGTATGTGATCGATGTGGCCGCCGGAGACAAAATCCCCCGCAAGGGCGGGCCGGGCATCACCCGTTCGGATCTGCTGGTGATCAACAAGATCGATCTGGCCCCCCTGGTCAACGCCTCTTTGGAGGTGATGGATCGGGATGCCCGACGCATGCGCGGAGAGCGTCCTTTTGTCTTCACCAACATGAAAACCGGAGAAGGCGTGGAACAGATCATCGCGTTTTTGGAGAGCAGAGGATTGACTTGA
- the nifA gene encoding nif-specific transcriptional activator NifA: MEILEPFTEDVIFSEKSVTTTYLRALFHVGQALQLSADPRRTMQSVAEALHRYADMEIATITLVELSSGSLVINAMAPMGTKSMCDVCYRSGEGVLGTVLAAGRTILVPRAGDEPRFLNKCGLLERHLPFIGVPIRIGEQELVGVLAVQPKLMAAEKLMHHAWFLEMVSHLLVQSILLARKVEEEKRNLAEHRDRLLMEVRNRYGFDNVIGRSASMRQVFDQVRMVSKWNTTVLLRGESGTGKELIAHAIHFNSPRAKLPFIKLNCAALPDNVLESELFGHEKGAFTGAVGIRRGRFELAHGGTLFLDELGEISPTFQAKLLRVLQEGEFERVGGEQTLRVDVRIIAATNRNLEEAVQRGLFRQDLYYRLNVMTITLPSLSSRKEDIPEISRFLLARIAKRQGRRLVITDATMRLLLQHDWPGNVRELENCLERAAVMSEGNILLPDSIVFATALGEIKPASVISAPAFRLPETEGEEEMGEGEKERVIQALRKTGWVKAKAARLLGLTPRQIAYRIKIFGIETETF; this comes from the coding sequence ATGGAGATTCTGGAACCTTTTACCGAAGATGTCATCTTTTCGGAAAAATCGGTCACGACCACCTATCTGCGCGCCCTGTTTCACGTGGGTCAGGCATTGCAGTTGTCCGCCGACCCCAGACGCACCATGCAAAGCGTGGCCGAGGCGTTGCATCGTTACGCCGACATGGAAATCGCCACCATCACCCTGGTGGAACTCTCCTCCGGCTCTTTGGTCATCAACGCCATGGCACCCATGGGCACCAAATCCATGTGCGATGTGTGTTACCGCTCCGGGGAGGGGGTTTTGGGAACGGTGCTGGCCGCCGGACGCACCATTCTGGTTCCCCGCGCCGGGGACGAACCCCGTTTCTTGAACAAATGTGGCTTGCTGGAGCGTCATCTGCCGTTCATCGGCGTTCCCATCCGCATCGGCGAGCAGGAGTTGGTCGGGGTGCTGGCGGTGCAGCCGAAGTTGATGGCTGCGGAAAAATTGATGCACCATGCCTGGTTTCTGGAGATGGTCAGCCATTTATTGGTGCAAAGCATCCTGCTGGCCCGCAAGGTGGAAGAGGAAAAACGCAATCTCGCCGAACACCGGGATCGGCTGCTCATGGAAGTGCGCAACCGTTACGGGTTCGACAACGTGATCGGACGTTCGGCCTCCATGCGTCAGGTGTTCGATCAGGTGCGCATGGTCTCCAAATGGAACACCACGGTATTGCTGCGCGGGGAGTCGGGCACCGGCAAGGAGTTGATCGCCCATGCCATTCATTTCAACTCGCCCCGGGCCAAGCTGCCCTTTATCAAGCTCAACTGCGCCGCCCTGCCGGACAACGTGTTGGAATCGGAACTGTTCGGTCACGAAAAAGGGGCTTTTACCGGCGCGGTGGGGATCCGGCGCGGTCGTTTTGAACTGGCCCACGGGGGTACTTTGTTTCTGGACGAGTTGGGAGAAATCTCCCCCACGTTTCAGGCCAAGCTGTTGCGGGTGTTGCAAGAAGGGGAGTTCGAGCGGGTGGGCGGCGAGCAGACCCTGCGGGTGGATGTGCGCATCATCGCGGCCACCAATCGCAATCTGGAAGAGGCGGTGCAGCGGGGATTGTTCCGCCAGGATCTGTATTACCGGTTGAATGTCATGACCATCACCCTGCCCTCCTTGAGTTCCCGCAAGGAGGACATCCCGGAAATCTCCCGTTTTTTATTGGCCCGCATCGCCAAACGGCAGGGACGACGCTTGGTGATCACGGACGCCACCATGCGCCTGCTGTTGCAACACGACTGGCCGGGCAATGTGCGTGAGCTGGAAAACTGCCTGGAACGGGCGGCGGTGATGAGCGAAGGCAACATTTTGCTGCCGGACAGCATCGTTTTCGCCACGGCGCTGGGAGAGATCAAACCCGCTTCGGTGATCAGCGCACCGGCGTTCCGCCTGCCGGAAACCGAAGGGGAAGAGGAGATGGGGGAAGGGGAAAAGGAACGGGTGATCCAGGCATTGCGCAAGACCGGCTGGGTCAAGGCCAAAGCCGCCCGCCTGCTGGGCCTGACCCCCCGCCAGATCGCCTATCGCATCAAGATCTTCGGCATCGAGACCGAGACCTTTTGA